One window of Nocardia nova SH22a genomic DNA carries:
- a CDS encoding glycerophosphodiester phosphodiesterase translates to MSQGNRAPFVVAHRGASGTRPEHTLAAYEQALEEGADGVECDVRLTRDGHLVCVHDRTVDRTSSGTGLVSEMTLDELRDLDFGEDGAPAPVLTLSELITLVLDWRSRPTKLFIETKHPVRYGALVENKVLAELQRFGIATPASADHSRAVVMSFAATAVWRIRRAAPLLPTVLLGESSRYLGGGAATTVGATAVGPSVKTLREHPELVDRAAAAGRATYCWTVDEPQDVELCAELGVSWVATNHPGRTKNVLDGI, encoded by the coding sequence GTGAGCCAGGGCAATCGCGCGCCTTTCGTGGTCGCGCACCGGGGGGCGTCCGGGACGCGTCCCGAGCACACCCTCGCCGCCTACGAACAGGCGCTGGAGGAGGGTGCGGACGGCGTCGAATGCGATGTCCGGCTGACTCGCGACGGTCATCTGGTCTGCGTCCACGATCGCACGGTGGACCGGACCTCCTCGGGCACCGGCCTGGTCAGCGAGATGACGCTGGACGAGCTGCGCGATCTCGACTTCGGCGAGGACGGTGCGCCCGCGCCCGTCCTGACCCTCAGCGAACTCATCACGCTGGTCCTGGACTGGCGCAGCCGGCCGACCAAACTGTTCATCGAGACCAAACATCCGGTCCGCTACGGCGCCCTGGTCGAGAACAAGGTGCTGGCCGAACTGCAGCGCTTCGGGATCGCCACGCCCGCCTCGGCCGATCATTCGCGCGCGGTCGTGATGTCCTTCGCCGCCACCGCGGTCTGGCGCATCCGCCGCGCGGCGCCGCTGTTGCCGACCGTGCTGCTCGGCGAATCCTCGCGGTACCTCGGCGGTGGCGCCGCCACCACGGTCGGCGCGACGGCGGTGGGGCCGTCGGTGAAGACGCTGCGCGAACATCCGGAACTCGTCGACCGCGCGGCGGCCGCCGGGCGGGCCACCTACTGCTGGACCGTGGACGAGCCGCAGGATGTCGAGTTGTGCG